The Natronogracilivirga saccharolytica genome includes a window with the following:
- a CDS encoding deoxynucleoside kinase: protein MNQFDFIAIEGVIGAGKTSLARLLAERHNARLVLEEFEENPFLPKFYEDRERYAFQTQLAFLASRFKQQEVLRNRDLFQEMVISDYLFDKDRIFARLNLSGDEMALYDSIYSIMSSIAAKADLVVFIQSSVDRLMQNISSRGRPYEKEISRNYIEELNNAYNHFFHHYSRSPLIIINASEVDFVQDAAHLKYIEDQIFSEPIRSNTTHITPG, encoded by the coding sequence ATGAACCAATTCGACTTTATCGCTATCGAAGGAGTTATCGGGGCCGGAAAAACTTCACTTGCCCGCCTTCTGGCCGAGCGCCACAATGCTCGGCTGGTGCTTGAGGAGTTCGAGGAGAACCCTTTTCTTCCGAAGTTCTATGAAGACCGGGAGCGATATGCATTTCAGACTCAGCTGGCTTTTCTGGCGAGCCGGTTCAAGCAGCAGGAAGTGCTGCGAAACCGTGACCTGTTTCAGGAGATGGTCATTTCGGATTATCTGTTTGACAAGGACCGCATATTTGCCCGGCTGAACCTTTCGGGTGATGAAATGGCTCTTTACGACAGTATCTACAGCATTATGAGCAGTATTGCGGCAAAGGCCGACCTTGTCGTATTCATTCAGTCATCTGTTGACCGGCTCATGCAAAACATATCCTCGCGCGGCAGGCCGTATGAAAAGGAGATTTCGCGAAACTATATTGAAGAGCTCAACAATGCCTACAATCACTTTTTCCACCACTACAGCCGGTCTCCGCTGATTATTATCAATGCCAGCGAAGTGGATTTCGTGCAGGATGCAGCACATCTGAAATACATCGAGGATCAAATATTTTCCGAGCCCATTCGTAGCAATACTACACATATCACACCGGGCTGA
- a CDS encoding lysophospholipid acyltransferase family protein — protein sequence MSTDIGIFQKIRLVITLIYLIILLPLLVAGMAILMIVSLGRLQDFLIRWVGHIFGRSTMAVAGVRMDIRYHGTKPEEPAVFLMNHCSTLDLFIITSLHLPRVRFIAKKELQYNPFFWAIAKMTGQIMIDRKDTRKALQQLNEAYKHIRKNRLSIMFAPEGTRSRTGKIMPFKSGAFHTAVDLGYPVVPIYIEGAYELCPGNSLLTRPGTVTIHIHEPVDTSGWDKKNIREYRDEMRRRYLEWNGEIETEKANTV from the coding sequence ATGAGTACCGACATTGGTATTTTCCAGAAAATCAGGCTGGTGATCACTCTGATCTATCTGATTATTCTCCTGCCATTGCTGGTGGCAGGAATGGCCATACTAATGATTGTATCACTCGGCCGGCTTCAGGACTTCCTGATCCGCTGGGTCGGACACATTTTCGGAAGGTCAACCATGGCTGTGGCCGGCGTACGCATGGATATTCGCTATCACGGAACCAAACCTGAGGAACCGGCGGTATTCCTGATGAATCACTGCTCCACACTCGACCTGTTCATCATCACTTCACTGCACCTGCCCCGGGTACGGTTCATTGCCAAAAAAGAGCTGCAGTACAACCCGTTTTTCTGGGCAATTGCCAAAATGACCGGTCAGATTATGATCGACCGCAAGGATACCAGAAAAGCACTGCAGCAGCTGAATGAGGCGTATAAGCATATCCGTAAAAACCGGCTCTCAATCATGTTTGCCCCGGAAGGAACGCGGTCGCGCACCGGAAAAATCATGCCCTTCAAGTCCGGTGCTTTTCACACCGCCGTTGACCTGGGATATCCGGTTGTTCCCATTTACATCGAGGGAGCATATGAGCTTTGTCCCGGAAACTCCCTTCTCACCCGACCGGGCACCGTGACCATCCATATACATGAGCCCGTCGACACCTCCGGCTGGGATAAAAAGAACATCCGCGAATACCGTGACGAGATGCGCCGGCGTTATCTTGAGTGGAACGGTGAGATAGAAACCGAAAAAGCGAACACGGTTTGA
- a CDS encoding acetylornithine transaminase, with the protein MDEARALDQKSHFQTYKRLPFTLSHGKGARVWDTGGKEYIDMLAGIAVNSLGHAHPALVHAIKNQAEKLIHVSNFYTTAPQARLSAKLTSLSGMDRVFLCSSGVEAIEGAFKVARKYAHSKGKSGPIISLEGCFHGRSIAAIASGKEKYQQGFEPMPGGFRQIPFNDKKALDEHVDDQTTALIIEPIQGEGGIRPVDPDYLQYAREVCDRHGTTLILDEIQCGIARTGKMFAFEHSGIKPDIMTLAKGLGGGVPVGAILAREDIAGALNPGDHGTTFGGNPLACAAALAVLKTIERDGLIEQAAEKGAFLKQKLNEKLKGHKLVKEIRGSGLMVGVDLNTDGGAVMRKMAEMGVLVNAASMTVIRFVPPLIVNEKDIETAVDVLKEALDQSPDEQE; encoded by the coding sequence ATGGACGAAGCCCGAGCCCTGGACCAGAAAAGTCACTTTCAAACCTACAAACGCCTGCCCTTTACCCTCAGTCACGGCAAAGGCGCACGGGTATGGGATACCGGCGGCAAGGAGTATATTGATATGCTGGCGGGCATTGCTGTAAACTCACTCGGACATGCACATCCCGCCCTGGTTCATGCCATAAAGAATCAGGCTGAAAAGCTGATCCACGTTTCCAATTTCTACACAACCGCGCCCCAGGCACGTCTTTCCGCCAAGCTCACCTCACTGAGCGGTATGGACCGCGTATTCTTGTGCAGCAGCGGGGTGGAAGCCATTGAAGGTGCATTCAAGGTTGCCAGAAAATATGCGCACAGCAAGGGCAAGTCCGGTCCGATCATCTCGCTGGAAGGGTGTTTCCACGGCCGGTCCATAGCTGCGATTGCATCCGGGAAGGAGAAGTACCAGCAGGGATTTGAACCGATGCCGGGAGGGTTCCGGCAGATCCCGTTTAATGATAAAAAAGCACTGGACGAGCATGTGGATGACCAGACGACAGCTTTGATCATTGAACCCATTCAGGGAGAGGGCGGAATCCGTCCGGTTGATCCCGATTATCTGCAGTATGCCCGGGAAGTATGTGACCGTCACGGTACGACACTCATACTGGATGAAATTCAATGCGGGATCGCACGCACGGGAAAGATGTTTGCTTTTGAGCACAGCGGAATCAAGCCGGATATCATGACACTGGCCAAGGGTCTCGGCGGCGGTGTTCCTGTAGGCGCAATCCTGGCCCGCGAGGATATCGCCGGGGCATTGAATCCCGGAGATCACGGAACCACATTCGGAGGCAATCCGCTGGCCTGTGCAGCGGCCCTGGCCGTCCTGAAAACCATCGAGCGGGACGGACTGATCGAACAGGCTGCTGAAAAGGGTGCTTTTCTGAAACAAAAGCTGAATGAGAAACTCAAGGGGCACAAACTGGTGAAAGAAATCCGCGGATCGGGCCTGATGGTCGGAGTTGACCTGAATACCGATGGTGGCGCGGTGATGCGCAAAATGGCCGAGATGGGGGTGCTGGTGAATGCCGCATCGATGACTGTCATCCGGTTTGTTCCGCCGCTTATCGTGAATGAAAAGGATATTGAAACCGCCGTTGATGTTCTTAAAGAGGCGCTGGACCAAAGCCCGGATGAGCAGGAATGA
- a CDS encoding carbohydrate kinase family protein gives MNKPVIAGLGEVLWDVFPEYKRAGGAPANVAFHASQLGNRGIPASRVGDDEDGAELLNLLSSHGLDISYIQKDDVAPTGTVEVFISDGEASYTISEDVAWDHLALTSSWIDLAREADAVCFGTLAQRDEISRRTIRQFLENTSGDCLKIADINLREPHYTDDIIKKTIELADVVKLNEAEWKQLGEISGADDVRQWLLNEMNVTTICLTKGSDGAELMTADEHLIEPVHPVDSSNGDSVGVGDAFTAALTHHLLRKTPLDVTIRVANKYAAQVAARKGAMPELPEAVLSSLS, from the coding sequence ATGAACAAGCCCGTAATTGCAGGATTAGGAGAGGTTCTTTGGGATGTATTTCCGGAATACAAGCGTGCCGGCGGCGCCCCCGCCAATGTGGCTTTTCACGCCAGTCAGCTTGGCAACCGTGGCATTCCGGCCAGCCGTGTGGGTGATGACGAAGACGGAGCCGAACTGCTGAATCTTCTTTCATCACACGGACTCGACATCTCTTACATCCAGAAAGACGACGTTGCTCCTACCGGAACCGTGGAAGTTTTTATATCCGACGGAGAGGCATCCTACACTATCAGCGAAGACGTTGCCTGGGATCATCTTGCGCTGACATCAAGCTGGATTGACCTGGCCCGCGAAGCGGATGCGGTCTGTTTCGGCACCCTGGCGCAGCGCGACGAAATCAGCCGCCGGACCATCCGGCAGTTTCTTGAAAACACGTCCGGCGACTGCCTGAAAATTGCGGATATCAATCTCCGGGAGCCGCATTACACCGATGACATCATCAAAAAAACCATTGAACTGGCGGATGTTGTCAAGCTGAACGAAGCCGAGTGGAAGCAGCTGGGCGAAATATCCGGTGCCGATGATGTCAGGCAGTGGCTGCTCAATGAAATGAACGTCACCACGATCTGCCTCACCAAAGGAAGTGACGGCGCCGAGCTTATGACTGCAGACGAGCATCTCATCGAACCGGTGCATCCTGTTGACAGCAGCAACGGTGACTCAGTCGGCGTGGGTGATGCCTTCACTGCCGCCCTTACGCATCATCTGCTCAGGAAAACCCCGCTTGATGTCACCATCAGAGTGGCCAACAAATATGCGGCGCAAGTGGCCGCCCGCAAGGGTGCCATGCCGGAGCTTCCGGAAGCGGTCCTCTCGTCACTGAGCTGA
- the folK gene encoding 2-amino-4-hydroxy-6-hydroxymethyldihydropteridine diphosphokinase, translated as MAQVVVALGSNLGDRRAHLASAKAFLSTLSSTPVAASAIYETEPVGEISTRTYFNAVCSFRTDLPPFSLLEQLKMYENHHGRDAEAPRWSNRTIDLDIIDYDRMVIARQRLHVPHPEYSKRLFVLCPLQEIHPDWTDLRTGRTIDEMITVSPKIEVFKTDLNW; from the coding sequence ATGGCCCAGGTTGTAGTTGCGTTAGGATCAAACCTTGGTGACCGCCGGGCACATCTGGCATCGGCAAAAGCGTTTCTGTCGACTCTGAGCAGCACGCCCGTTGCGGCATCCGCCATCTACGAAACCGAACCTGTCGGCGAGATCTCTACCCGGACCTATTTCAATGCCGTCTGTTCATTCCGGACCGATCTGCCGCCATTCTCGCTGCTCGAGCAGCTGAAGATGTACGAAAATCACCACGGCAGGGATGCTGAAGCCCCGCGCTGGTCCAACCGCACCATCGATCTGGATATCATCGACTACGACAGGATGGTAATTGCCCGCCAAAGGCTTCATGTCCCCCACCCTGAATACAGCAAGCGGCTGTTTGTGCTCTGTCCGCTGCAGGAAATTCATCCGGACTGGACCGATCTGCGCACCGGCCGGACGATAGACGAGATGATCACCGTATCACCCAAAATTGAGGTTTTTAAAACAGACCTAAATTGGTAG
- the folB gene encoding dihydroneopterin aldolase, which produces MECITIKNLRFHAGHGYFPAEREKGNDFEVDITIWLELEAAATGDDLAATIDYGEAAEIAGDIMNGEPVKLVETLLYRIGESLTRAYPKAENIEVAVRKLNPPMEPSCEFTEVRSRWPRL; this is translated from the coding sequence ATGGAGTGTATCACAATAAAAAACCTTCGATTTCATGCCGGCCACGGCTACTTTCCTGCCGAAAGGGAAAAAGGAAATGATTTTGAGGTGGATATTACGATCTGGCTCGAGCTGGAAGCAGCGGCCACCGGCGATGACCTCGCAGCAACCATAGATTACGGTGAAGCCGCGGAAATCGCGGGGGATATCATGAACGGAGAACCGGTCAAACTGGTGGAGACACTGCTGTACCGGATCGGCGAATCGCTGACACGCGCCTATCCGAAAGCCGAAAATATCGAGGTCGCCGTCAGGAAGCTGAATCCCCCCATGGAGCCCTCCTGTGAATTCACAGAAGTAAGGAGCCGATGGCCCAGGTTGTAG
- a CDS encoding PAS domain-containing sensor histidine kinase: MNVKELESSTFEQIWENAFDAMRLVNAEGVIVEVNKAFCTMVEMSRESLVGRPMAVIYSEPDHDTIQKKLVERFRARKIEISIDRPLMLWNGKKVWFEASNTFVDSENHGTLLLSIFRDITEKKKSEEEAMEYMEELKKLNSEKDKFLSIISHDLRGPFQSLLGMSELLSEEFETMEPDELKEYFASMNRSLRAQYTLLENLLTWSRLQIGQVQMEKEQISLANVIAEVLAVMETTAVQKQITIHAQVPDALRASADVNMLKSVIQNLVSNALKFTPRGGDIYITGESGSSRAAVSIRDTGVGMDEDEIEQLFDITRKKTRKGTDGEKGTGLGLIIIRDMTELMDGTLDIDSRPGEGSTFTIQLPVS, translated from the coding sequence ATGAACGTAAAGGAACTGGAATCGTCCACATTTGAACAAATCTGGGAAAATGCCTTTGACGCCATGCGTCTGGTCAATGCCGAAGGGGTTATTGTGGAGGTAAACAAGGCCTTCTGCACCATGGTGGAAATGTCCCGGGAGTCGCTTGTTGGCCGTCCCATGGCCGTTATCTACAGCGAGCCGGATCATGACACCATACAAAAGAAGCTTGTCGAGCGGTTCCGGGCCCGGAAAATTGAGATCAGCATCGACCGTCCCCTGATGCTGTGGAACGGCAAGAAGGTCTGGTTTGAGGCCAGCAACACGTTTGTGGACTCCGAAAACCACGGGACCTTGCTGCTCAGTATTTTCCGAGATATTACCGAAAAGAAGAAATCGGAAGAAGAGGCCATGGAGTATATGGAGGAGCTGAAAAAACTCAACTCTGAAAAGGACAAGTTTTTGTCCATCATCTCCCATGACCTCAGGGGGCCGTTTCAAAGCCTGCTGGGTATGAGTGAGCTGCTATCCGAAGAGTTTGAAACCATGGAGCCCGATGAGCTGAAGGAGTATTTTGCCAGTATGAACCGCTCTTTGAGAGCACAGTACACGCTGCTGGAGAACCTTCTGACCTGGTCCCGGCTCCAGATCGGACAGGTTCAGATGGAGAAAGAGCAGATCTCCCTTGCAAATGTCATCGCTGAAGTGCTGGCTGTAATGGAGACGACAGCCGTTCAGAAACAAATCACCATACATGCGCAGGTGCCCGATGCACTCAGGGCAAGTGCAGATGTCAACATGCTCAAATCGGTTATTCAGAATCTTGTTTCCAATGCTTTGAAATTCACCCCGCGCGGCGGAGATATTTACATTACGGGTGAGTCCGGAAGCAGCCGGGCCGCTGTCAGTATTCGCGATACCGGTGTCGGTATGGATGAAGATGAGATTGAGCAGCTGTTTGACATCACCAGAAAGAAGACCCGGAAAGGTACGGATGGGGAGAAAGGCACCGGACTTGGCCTGATAATCATCAGGGATATGACCGAATTAATGGACGGGACGCTGGATATCGATTCCAGGCCCGGTGAGGGAAGTACGTTTACAATTCAGCTGCCTGTAAGCTGA
- a CDS encoding efflux RND transporter permease subunit translates to MFLSERSVARPVTTMMVFLIVIVLGSIGFRYLPIDLLPPIEYPRLTVVVNYDNVGPEEMELLVTEQVENALAGVANVEEVSSNSSEGRSWVSLNFSQSTNIDEATNDVRAALDRVRRSLPEEADPPRIWKFDPNDSPIVIIGARSNRELSDLTRVLERDVTKNFEQIPGVGSIDVWGGVYREIQVDLMRERLVSSELTAMDVVQALGRENVTLPGGNVKDGLSDLYVRSVGEFENVDEVRQTIIRNVDGAPIRVGDIAEVHEGYQDIGRYIEIDERPTIRFGIRKQTGANTVAVSRDIHSEVERINRLRSDLELRVITDQSGFIQSSIDNVRNAALWGGILAIIVLFAFLRNGSTTLIIGISIPISIIATFAMLYFGGLTLNQMSFGGLALGVGLIVDNAIVVLENIVRQRQNGKDRKQSSLIGTRQVSGAIIAATLTTSVIFLPVVFMQTITGLLFQELAIVVVFALLCSLAVALTLVPMMASKILTVQPDDPDPEKRSRAQRFFERIENSYAHLLERALNRKLIIAGGVLLLFGAALWGLRMVPYELTPQVDADEVRIRMTMADGTNIAVIHQYLEELDEKVQAVIPQEEVLYYSKDVRNGNGRIDLTLRPPDERRISSFDLADEIRDKVQGVIPGADIRVSARSGLWVLRRVFGGGGGGDEDEGESLQIQLRGNDLDAADDVSRQLLTLLERLPGVTDVERDRREGSPQQDFRFDREKISRLGLGVSDVAGAIQTNVGGTRAGMYRVDGEEWPITVRLRPEDRLSVLDLDNISIRSSEGAILPVSSVVTQEFTRSPVNINRINNQRVTYITANLERGLALGEAVTMIEDELREFSMPDGFSVYFGGEYEEQQRAQRDFMLSIIMALVLIYMVMAAQFERFIDPLIVMFSVPLALIGVVPALMLTGTSLNIQSFMGMVMLIGIVVNNAIVLVDYINLMRREQQLPLYRAVVEAGKLRLRPIMMTTLTTILAMLPLSFGTGAGGEIQASLARVVIGGLAVSSLITLIFIPIVYVSVTAAFDRIRGWLPSWNKSESPGSAATLPD, encoded by the coding sequence ATGTTTCTATCCGAACGATCCGTAGCCCGACCGGTAACCACAATGATGGTCTTTCTGATCGTCATTGTGCTTGGAAGCATCGGTTTCCGCTACCTTCCAATTGACCTGCTTCCTCCCATCGAATACCCGAGACTGACCGTGGTTGTCAATTACGACAATGTCGGGCCGGAGGAAATGGAGCTTCTGGTCACCGAACAGGTCGAAAATGCGCTGGCCGGAGTGGCCAATGTGGAGGAGGTGTCGTCCAACTCATCCGAAGGCCGCAGCTGGGTATCACTGAATTTTTCACAGAGCACGAACATCGACGAAGCCACCAACGATGTACGTGCAGCACTTGACCGTGTCCGGCGAAGCCTGCCTGAGGAGGCCGATCCGCCCAGAATATGGAAATTTGACCCCAACGACTCCCCTATTGTAATTATCGGGGCGCGGTCCAACCGCGAACTCTCGGACCTGACCAGGGTGCTTGAACGGGACGTCACAAAGAATTTCGAACAGATCCCGGGGGTCGGTTCGATCGATGTGTGGGGTGGAGTCTATCGTGAGATCCAGGTTGACCTGATGCGTGAGCGCCTGGTTTCCAGCGAGCTTACGGCCATGGATGTGGTTCAGGCGCTGGGTCGTGAAAATGTGACCCTGCCCGGAGGCAATGTAAAAGACGGGCTGAGCGACTTGTACGTGCGCTCGGTCGGTGAGTTTGAAAATGTGGATGAGGTCCGGCAGACCATCATCAGAAACGTGGACGGTGCGCCCATCCGCGTGGGTGACATTGCCGAAGTACATGAAGGCTACCAGGACATCGGCCGCTATATCGAAATTGACGAACGGCCAACCATCCGTTTCGGGATCCGCAAGCAGACCGGTGCCAACACGGTGGCTGTGTCGCGGGATATCCACAGTGAAGTGGAACGCATCAACCGCCTGCGGTCTGATCTGGAACTGCGGGTCATTACCGACCAGAGCGGCTTCATCCAGTCTTCCATCGATAATGTGCGGAATGCCGCGCTTTGGGGTGGTATCCTCGCTATCATCGTTCTTTTCGCCTTTTTGCGGAACGGGTCTACCACACTCATCATCGGTATTTCCATCCCCATATCCATCATCGCCACCTTTGCGATGCTGTATTTCGGCGGGCTGACGCTCAACCAGATGAGCTTCGGCGGCCTTGCCCTGGGGGTCGGCCTGATTGTCGACAACGCCATTGTGGTGCTGGAAAATATTGTCAGGCAGCGGCAAAACGGCAAAGACCGGAAACAAAGCTCCCTGATCGGCACCCGCCAGGTCTCCGGAGCCATCATTGCCGCCACACTTACCACATCCGTCATATTCCTTCCGGTCGTTTTCATGCAGACCATTACCGGACTGCTGTTTCAGGAGCTCGCCATCGTGGTGGTGTTCGCCCTTTTATGCTCCCTTGCCGTTGCCCTGACCCTCGTCCCAATGATGGCCAGCAAAATCCTGACCGTGCAGCCAGATGATCCAGACCCCGAAAAGCGGTCCAGGGCTCAGCGCTTTTTCGAGCGGATAGAAAACAGCTATGCCCACCTGCTTGAACGGGCGCTGAACCGCAAGCTTATCATTGCGGGCGGCGTACTGTTGCTTTTTGGTGCAGCGCTGTGGGGGCTGCGGATGGTGCCTTACGAACTGACACCTCAGGTGGATGCCGATGAGGTGCGGATTCGCATGACTATGGCCGACGGGACCAATATTGCCGTCATTCACCAGTATCTTGAAGAGCTGGATGAAAAGGTGCAGGCTGTGATTCCTCAGGAGGAGGTGCTTTATTACTCTAAAGATGTCCGCAACGGCAACGGCCGGATTGACCTTACTCTGCGTCCGCCCGATGAGCGCCGCATATCCAGTTTCGACCTGGCCGATGAGATCCGCGACAAAGTGCAGGGCGTCATTCCCGGTGCGGATATCAGGGTTTCGGCGCGGTCCGGCCTCTGGGTGCTGCGCCGCGTTTTCGGCGGCGGTGGCGGAGGCGATGAAGATGAGGGCGAATCGCTGCAGATCCAGCTTCGCGGAAATGACCTGGATGCCGCCGATGATGTATCACGGCAGCTTCTCACACTTTTGGAACGCCTGCCCGGCGTGACCGATGTGGAGCGGGATCGACGTGAAGGGAGCCCGCAGCAGGATTTCCGCTTCGACCGTGAAAAAATTTCAAGACTCGGACTCGGTGTAAGTGATGTAGCCGGTGCCATTCAGACCAATGTCGGCGGAACCCGTGCCGGAATGTACCGTGTCGATGGTGAGGAGTGGCCGATCACCGTCCGGCTGCGTCCCGAAGACCGCCTGTCCGTGCTGGACCTGGACAACATTTCCATACGAAGTTCCGAGGGAGCCATCCTCCCCGTGTCCTCCGTTGTGACACAGGAATTTACCCGAAGTCCGGTCAACATCAACCGCATCAACAACCAGCGGGTCACCTATATTACCGCCAATCTGGAGCGCGGACTCGCCCTCGGTGAAGCGGTAACCATGATTGAAGATGAGCTGCGTGAGTTTTCCATGCCGGACGGATTCTCGGTCTATTTCGGCGGTGAGTACGAAGAGCAGCAGCGGGCGCAGCGGGACTTTATGCTCTCCATCATCATGGCGCTGGTATTGATATACATGGTGATGGCGGCGCAGTTCGAGCGTTTCATCGACCCGCTGATTGTCATGTTTTCTGTTCCACTGGCCCTGATCGGTGTTGTTCCAGCCCTGATGCTGACCGGGACCTCGCTCAACATACAGAGTTTCATGGGGATGGTTATGCTGATCGGCATTGTCGTCAACAATGCCATCGTACTGGTGGATTATATCAATCTCATGCGCCGCGAGCAGCAGCTGCCCCTGTACCGGGCGGTTGTTGAGGCCGGGAAACTGCGCTTAAGACCCATCATGATGACCACCCTTACCACAATACTGGCCATGCTCCCTCTCTCATTCGGCACCGGTGCCGGTGGCGAAATTCAGGCCTCGCTCGCGCGCGTGGTTATCGGCGGGCTGGCCGTCTCCTCGCTCATCACACTCATATTTATCCCCATCGTCTACGTGTCGGTCACTGCTGCCTTCGACAGAATCCGCGGCTGGCTGCCTTCATGGAACAAAAGCGAGTCCCCCGGTTCCGCGGCAACACTTCCCGATTAG
- a CDS encoding efflux RND transporter periplasmic adaptor subunit, whose protein sequence is MKNFTASYILLFSVAAFAAACSGDSGENSGNRQEDRAPTVESVQVMTGSLPLEEVLTGTVRARNQTDIYPQISAPITQVLVNNGDFVEEGDVLVQLRDVEARERLRQAEAGYQIARARVRQAEADLNQKRVSLNRTRQLRERDMETQAELESREAEVESAEASLELNMAEKNQAESVIEERKNEIENTVIRAPISGVVGLRNAEIGQQASTSTRLFQIGDPGSMKVEVVLTEAMTGHVQPGQQAHISSPRSDNPVESTVTRISPFLNPVTHSTTAEIEVDNPDNRLRPGMFVTVTIKYGETEQAILVPNNALYQHPDRGEEGVFITELAGQELEFEGDDPPQELIGPAPVRFKPVDVIAKGRLVSGIEGIPADSWVVTLGHNLLLRGSEEANVRPVEWDHIIDLQQLQSRDLFDIIEQKMTDRNQSDTLPGV, encoded by the coding sequence ATGAAGAATTTTACCGCATCGTATATATTATTGTTTTCAGTTGCGGCTTTTGCCGCCGCCTGCTCAGGTGATTCCGGCGAAAACTCCGGAAACCGGCAGGAAGATCGCGCTCCGACCGTCGAATCTGTCCAGGTTATGACCGGCAGCCTGCCGCTGGAAGAGGTGCTTACCGGCACCGTACGTGCCAGAAACCAGACCGATATTTATCCGCAGATATCCGCACCCATCACGCAGGTACTTGTCAATAACGGGGATTTTGTGGAGGAGGGCGATGTGCTGGTACAGCTGCGCGATGTCGAAGCGCGGGAGCGGCTCCGCCAGGCCGAAGCAGGATATCAGATTGCCCGCGCCCGGGTGCGCCAGGCCGAAGCAGACCTGAATCAGAAGCGCGTCAGTCTTAACCGGACACGCCAGCTCAGGGAAAGGGATATGGAAACCCAGGCTGAACTGGAGAGCAGAGAAGCCGAGGTGGAATCTGCCGAGGCCTCGCTTGAGCTGAACATGGCCGAGAAGAACCAGGCGGAGTCTGTTATAGAGGAGCGCAAAAACGAAATTGAAAATACCGTAATCCGGGCACCCATAAGCGGTGTGGTAGGACTGCGTAATGCCGAGATCGGCCAGCAGGCCAGTACATCCACGCGGCTTTTTCAGATCGGCGATCCCGGATCCATGAAGGTTGAGGTCGTTCTGACCGAAGCCATGACCGGACATGTTCAGCCCGGGCAGCAGGCTCACATATCCTCCCCCAGGTCCGACAACCCTGTAGAAAGCACCGTGACGCGGATTTCACCGTTCCTCAACCCGGTCACACATTCCACAACAGCGGAAATAGAGGTGGACAACCCCGACAACCGGCTGCGTCCGGGAATGTTTGTCACCGTTACCATCAAATACGGTGAAACCGAACAGGCTATCCTGGTACCCAACAATGCGCTGTACCAGCATCCCGACCGCGGAGAGGAAGGGGTATTCATCACCGAACTGGCCGGGCAGGAACTTGAATTTGAGGGTGATGATCCGCCGCAGGAGCTTATCGGGCCGGCACCGGTGCGTTTCAAACCGGTGGATGTGATTGCCAAAGGCCGGCTGGTATCCGGAATTGAAGGGATTCCCGCCGACAGCTGGGTGGTCACACTCGGGCACAACCTGCTGCTTCGCGGCTCCGAGGAGGCCAATGTGCGCCCCGTTGAATGGGATCACATCATCGACCTTCAGCAGCTTCAAAGCCGCGACCTTTTTGATATCATAGAGCAAAAAATGACAGACCGCAATCAGAGCGACACCTTGCCGGGCGTCTGA